A stretch of Nitrospirota bacterium DNA encodes these proteins:
- a CDS encoding imelysin family protein has product MSRDGRRAAFPWLVVLLCAAAAGRIAFCGDPEPGGGMPAGSAGNEPFDRRALLSTVGAEVVLPLLREFKAASDELRTATGEHSKGVAAGAVDVGENRAAARQAWRKSMTAWQELELLQIGPAGPSSKTGGGQGLRDRIYSWPTVNSCRVDQELVEGAYTVPGFFDTELPNVFGLDALEYLLFFDRPENTCPPQVSINQGAWGALTDSEKAKRRADYAHAVAGRIAEDADRLLGAWDPAQGDFAGQWADAGNGSSVYSSPQKALDELLGALFYIDLVTKDRKLAKPAGLKDCSQAVCPDALESPWADHSKENIAANLEGFQRVFRGGSSNAALGFDHALAAVGRADLATEIDADTTKALRAVDSIPGSLREALTANPDSVRAAHAAVKAMTDALKGDFATALQLSLPKEGSGDSD; this is encoded by the coding sequence GTGAGTCGGGACGGAAGGCGCGCGGCGTTCCCCTGGCTGGTCGTCCTCCTCTGCGCCGCCGCCGCGGGCCGTATCGCTTTCTGCGGGGACCCCGAGCCGGGGGGGGGGATGCCTGCGGGGTCCGCCGGGAACGAGCCCTTTGACCGCCGAGCGCTGCTCAGCACTGTCGGAGCGGAGGTCGTTCTCCCCCTGCTCCGGGAGTTCAAGGCCGCGTCGGATGAATTGAGGACCGCGACGGGAGAGCACTCGAAAGGGGTGGCCGCGGGCGCGGTGGATGTCGGCGAGAATCGCGCCGCCGCGCGCCAGGCGTGGCGAAAGTCCATGACCGCCTGGCAGGAGCTCGAGCTCCTTCAGATCGGACCGGCGGGACCGAGTTCCAAGACAGGCGGGGGCCAGGGCCTTCGCGACCGGATCTACTCGTGGCCGACCGTGAACTCGTGCCGGGTGGACCAGGAGTTGGTGGAAGGCGCCTACACCGTTCCAGGTTTCTTCGACACCGAACTTCCGAATGTGTTCGGGTTGGACGCGTTGGAGTATCTGCTCTTCTTCGACCGGCCTGAGAACACGTGTCCTCCTCAAGTCTCGATCAATCAGGGCGCGTGGGGGGCGTTGACGGATTCGGAAAAGGCCAAACGTCGTGCCGACTATGCTCATGCGGTGGCCGGTCGGATCGCCGAGGATGCGGATCGCCTGCTCGGGGCCTGGGATCCGGCGCAGGGCGACTTCGCGGGACAATGGGCCGATGCCGGGAACGGCTCGTCGGTGTATTCATCCCCGCAGAAGGCGCTGGACGAATTGCTCGGCGCGCTGTTCTACATCGATCTCGTCACGAAGGACCGCAAACTGGCGAAGCCGGCGGGGCTGAAGGACTGCTCACAGGCCGTCTGCCCGGATGCGTTGGAATCCCCGTGGGCCGATCATTCGAAGGAGAACATCGCGGCCAATCTCGAGGGGTTCCAGAGGGTGTTTCGAGGCGGTTCCTCAAATGCCGCGTTGGGATTCGACCACGCCCTGGCGGCGGTCGGCAGGGCGGACCTCGCGACGGAGATCGACGCGGACACGACCAAGGCGCTGCGGGCCGTCGATTCGATCCCCGGATCGCTTAGGGAGGCCCTGACGGCGAATCCCGATTCCGTGCGCGCGGCGCATGCGGCCGTGAAGGCGATGACCGACGCGCTCAAAGGAGATTTCGCCACGGCCCTCCAGTTGTCGCTTCCGAAAGAGGGTTCGGGGGACTCGGACTGA
- a CDS encoding tetratricopeptide repeat protein, with product MNARFALWACLYLGLILGSSTASAVPAPPDPSPRIQDADEHLRQAAAIYGQLLDSGLLPADKRTLLKSLLESQPPETVNLYYLGLLHRAEGRWSEALAYFQRAARAMPEFGENRFAQKGVRFEQEGRENEAILEYSTALKLNPQLDSLRLRLAQLLIGERDFEAAERHLQPLLDHKSLRAQALTLSGQIALEKGQLDRAVQALESALREDSGISPARLLLARAYRSQGLHEKALEQYDQVLPLFPSDEALRKEASETKGLVGRIREEREKLHYPNALVDVGGSAPYALLVEKSTQRVYLYKQNLGGNMERIATYDTTTGKTSGDKISRGDQRTPEGVYFLTARIPRQRLEPRFGAMAFPMNYPNEIDQWLGKSGGGIWLHGVDPKDESRPPFNSRGCVVVKNETLNALSNFITVNLTPIAVVEKATYAGRDKTLKDRELLRRTLQGWSQSWEKSDLPSYIRYYSDRFRGQGRNKAAWKDYKSRVFASKEGVSIRLEELKLLRYDRTTPFGEEVVVAQYIQHYRSKGLNDTGLKRLYLVREGSDYKILTETWLPFRPVEPFPLVGAGLVEPE from the coding sequence ATGAACGCGCGATTCGCCCTGTGGGCTTGCCTCTACCTGGGCCTGATCCTCGGCTCGTCCACCGCGTCCGCCGTCCCCGCCCCGCCGGATCCCTCCCCGCGAATCCAGGATGCGGATGAACACCTCCGACAGGCCGCGGCCATCTACGGCCAACTGCTCGATAGCGGACTCCTGCCCGCGGACAAGCGGACGCTCCTCAAATCCCTCCTCGAATCCCAGCCTCCTGAAACGGTCAACCTTTACTACTTGGGCTTGCTCCATCGGGCCGAAGGCCGCTGGTCCGAGGCCCTCGCCTACTTCCAACGAGCGGCCCGGGCCATGCCCGAATTCGGCGAGAATCGTTTCGCGCAGAAGGGAGTGCGGTTCGAGCAAGAAGGGCGCGAGAACGAGGCGATTCTGGAATACTCCACGGCGCTCAAACTCAATCCCCAGCTCGACAGCCTCCGTCTCCGACTCGCGCAGCTCCTCATCGGAGAGAGGGACTTCGAGGCCGCTGAACGGCATCTCCAGCCCCTTCTCGATCATAAATCCCTCCGGGCACAGGCCCTGACTCTGTCCGGCCAGATCGCGCTCGAGAAGGGACAACTCGATCGCGCCGTCCAAGCCCTTGAATCCGCCCTCCGTGAGGACTCGGGGATCTCCCCGGCCCGTTTGCTCCTCGCGCGTGCCTACCGTTCGCAGGGACTCCACGAGAAAGCACTCGAGCAGTACGATCAGGTGCTTCCCCTGTTCCCATCCGACGAAGCCCTGCGCAAGGAAGCCTCGGAGACCAAAGGTCTGGTGGGGCGAATCCGGGAGGAACGGGAAAAACTTCACTACCCCAACGCCTTGGTCGACGTCGGCGGGAGCGCTCCCTACGCCCTCCTCGTCGAGAAATCCACCCAGCGCGTCTACCTCTACAAGCAGAACCTGGGCGGCAACATGGAGCGCATCGCCACCTACGATACGACTACGGGCAAGACCTCCGGAGACAAGATTTCCCGCGGAGACCAGCGAACACCCGAGGGCGTCTATTTCCTCACCGCCCGCATCCCACGGCAACGGCTCGAGCCGCGGTTCGGAGCCATGGCGTTCCCCATGAACTACCCGAACGAGATCGACCAGTGGCTTGGAAAATCGGGCGGTGGCATCTGGCTTCACGGTGTGGATCCGAAGGATGAAAGCCGGCCCCCTTTCAATTCGCGCGGATGCGTGGTGGTGAAGAACGAGACTCTGAATGCGCTCTCGAATTTCATCACCGTGAATCTGACGCCCATTGCCGTGGTCGAAAAGGCCACCTACGCGGGCCGCGACAAGACCTTGAAGGACCGGGAGCTTCTCCGTCGAACCCTGCAAGGCTGGTCGCAAAGCTGGGAGAAAAGCGACCTCCCATCGTACATCCGCTACTACTCCGATCGCTTCAGGGGACAAGGCCGCAACAAGGCCGCCTGGAAGGACTACAAGTCGCGCGTATTCGCCTCCAAGGAAGGCGTCAGCATCCGCCTCGAGGAACTGAAACTCCTGCGGTATGACAGGACAACGCCCTTCGGCGAAGAGGTGGTCGTGGCGCAGTACATCCAGCACTACCGATCCAAGGGACTCAATGACACGGGCCTCAAACGGCTGTACCTGGTTCGTGAAGGCTCGGACTACAAGATCCTCACCGAAACCTGGTTGCCCTTCCGGCCCGTCGAACCCTTCCCCCTCGTGGGAGCGGGACTCGTCGAGCCGGAATGA
- a CDS encoding sterol desaturase family protein, which translates to MERLPVDLGWSARYLAPLLEPFSFFIDPSERLFWVYLAGSAFVALGVQAAASWGVGSSDPDGAGRLFFSWKIWSHRSARLDYKFVFAKALLRAIWAAPWALSAFGLAGVVVRALDRGFGAAGATALTAGQVTGLYTVTLFLAWDLSHYLLHRLAHEVPFLWEFHKVHHSAEVMTPVTLYRSHPVESALFAVRGWLVTGLVAGIFFYAFRDKAVQAQVLGINAIGFVLNCLGGNLRHSHVWLSYGGALERILISPAQHQIHHGTAAKEFTANYGSWLALWDALGGSLRLAREGRPARFGLDGPVLNHRIDDLTSALLDPMAAAVRRVLPRGRSARV; encoded by the coding sequence ATGGAACGATTGCCGGTCGACCTGGGTTGGAGCGCGCGGTATCTCGCACCGCTCCTGGAGCCGTTTTCTTTCTTCATCGACCCTTCAGAGCGGCTTTTCTGGGTGTATCTTGCGGGAAGCGCATTCGTGGCGCTCGGCGTTCAAGCCGCGGCGTCATGGGGGGTGGGTTCATCGGATCCCGACGGCGCCGGCCGCCTCTTTTTCTCATGGAAGATTTGGTCCCACCGGTCGGCGCGGTTGGATTACAAGTTCGTGTTCGCCAAGGCTCTCCTTCGAGCGATCTGGGCGGCGCCGTGGGCGCTCTCCGCCTTCGGCCTGGCCGGTGTCGTGGTCCGAGCGTTGGATCGCGGATTCGGCGCGGCCGGCGCCACGGCCTTGACGGCGGGGCAGGTCACGGGACTCTACACCGTCACCCTCTTCCTGGCCTGGGATCTCAGCCACTACCTGCTTCATCGGCTCGCCCACGAGGTCCCCTTCCTCTGGGAGTTTCACAAGGTGCACCACTCGGCGGAGGTGATGACGCCCGTCACGCTGTACCGCAGCCATCCGGTGGAAAGCGCGCTGTTTGCCGTCCGCGGCTGGCTCGTCACCGGCCTCGTCGCGGGGATCTTCTTTTATGCCTTCCGGGACAAGGCGGTGCAGGCCCAGGTTCTTGGAATCAATGCGATTGGGTTTGTGCTCAATTGCCTCGGGGGAAATCTCCGGCACTCCCATGTCTGGCTTTCCTACGGCGGAGCGTTGGAGCGGATCCTCATCAGTCCCGCCCAGCATCAGATTCACCACGGCACCGCGGCGAAGGAGTTCACGGCGAACTACGGCTCATGGCTGGCCCTTTGGGACGCGCTGGGGGGATCGCTTCGATTGGCGCGGGAGGGGAGACCCGCGCGCTTCGGGTTGGACGGTCCTGTCCTGAACCACCGGATCGATGATTTGACGTCGGCCCTTCTGGACCCGATGGCGGCGGCAGTCAGGCGGGTCTTGCCGAGAGGCCGGTCCGCACGGGTGTGA
- a CDS encoding FTR1 family protein — MFEATVITLREGMEAFLIVAISVAYLRKTGRKALVRAVGWGVMASVLASAGAGLLLDRAMNQPLWEGILAVAAAGLVGTLTVHMWFAARTLKKRVESSLDSASEKGSLGALTGVFLFTVLMVTREGMETAILLNSVLFGSSARDVLAGALIGLAAAGAMAWAWGRYGHRVNLAQFFQVTSLFLLIFLVQLLIYGFHELTEASVLPLNKSLNDRLHWATEPFGPEGRYGQWLTYALVLAPVAWLMVATVRERWLRRAYL, encoded by the coding sequence GTGTTCGAGGCGACCGTCATCACGCTAAGGGAAGGGATGGAGGCGTTCCTGATCGTGGCGATCAGCGTGGCGTACCTCAGAAAGACGGGCCGGAAGGCGCTGGTCCGGGCCGTCGGGTGGGGCGTGATGGCTTCGGTGCTTGCGAGCGCGGGCGCCGGGCTTCTGCTCGACCGGGCGATGAATCAGCCGCTCTGGGAAGGGATCCTGGCGGTGGCGGCGGCCGGTCTCGTCGGCACGCTCACGGTTCATATGTGGTTTGCCGCGCGGACGTTGAAGAAGCGGGTGGAATCAAGTCTCGATTCGGCCTCCGAGAAGGGCAGCCTCGGCGCGTTGACCGGCGTGTTCCTCTTCACGGTCCTCATGGTCACGCGCGAGGGCATGGAGACGGCGATCCTGTTGAACAGCGTGTTGTTCGGCTCCTCGGCGAGGGACGTGCTGGCCGGGGCACTCATCGGCTTGGCCGCCGCCGGCGCGATGGCGTGGGCCTGGGGGCGCTACGGCCATCGAGTCAACCTCGCGCAGTTCTTCCAAGTCACGAGCCTTTTCCTCCTCATCTTCCTGGTTCAGCTCCTGATCTACGGGTTCCACGAACTGACGGAAGCCTCCGTTCTGCCCTTGAACAAATCGCTCAACGATCGCCTGCACTGGGCGACCGAGCCTTTTGGTCCCGAAGGGCGATACGGACAGTGGCTCACGTATGCCCTCGTTCTGGCGCCCGTGGCGTGGCTGATGGTGGCGACCGTTCGGGAACGATGGCTCCGACGCGCCTATTTATAG
- a CDS encoding DUF4856 domain-containing protein, with translation MKKGFGFGVALWGFLSCLLVSACSDDDGSASAPGTSVSDATSSGQGSSSATSVLGSVQAPTRYAFESKFKPGESSVSYSGQTMRQVLIEDLKSYAKGLSTKVDAGDFNAAAEGDVVKALDFYYRFKSDTSGDLPIALKTDPASKQKVYKDLGSADLVGKTAGNDASTDYKNWKGGAFAGWKSTTIADHGGGVSTPEQLITALFETLEANVLGRRNGEKRYGVDGNGVPKTDKPLPVHVTASGLDLAELIQKCLVTAVTYSQGTDDYLDDDVDNKGLKSSNAKPDAEGAAYSTLEHAIDEALGYFGAARDYLDYTDDEIAAAGGRDGYKKGSYDTDGDGSIDFKSEYNFAGSANAAKRDRGSHAAAKTNITQETMTAFLEMRAIAGAAAGRELLPDEMARVKELRDQAVLAWEKAFSATVLHYINEVLQIMAKFGTADYKFEDHAKAYSELKGFALGLQFNPRKKLSDAQFTRLHELLEDAPVLPGAAADRIASYRQGLIEGRGLLQSAYGFAEANMGDANGKGGW, from the coding sequence ATGAAAAAGGGATTTGGGTTTGGTGTGGCGCTCTGGGGCTTCTTGTCCTGCCTGCTTGTGTCCGCTTGCTCGGATGATGATGGTTCGGCCTCCGCTCCGGGGACGTCGGTGTCGGACGCGACGTCCTCGGGCCAAGGCTCGTCGAGCGCCACCTCGGTGCTGGGTTCCGTTCAGGCGCCGACGCGGTATGCCTTCGAGAGCAAGTTCAAGCCCGGCGAGAGTTCCGTGAGCTACTCGGGCCAGACGATGAGGCAGGTGCTCATCGAGGATCTGAAAAGTTACGCCAAGGGGCTTTCGACGAAAGTGGATGCGGGCGACTTCAACGCCGCGGCCGAAGGAGACGTGGTCAAAGCCCTGGACTTCTACTACCGGTTCAAGAGCGACACGAGCGGCGATTTGCCGATCGCGCTCAAGACCGACCCCGCATCGAAGCAGAAGGTCTACAAGGATCTCGGCAGCGCGGACCTTGTGGGCAAGACGGCCGGGAACGACGCCTCGACCGATTACAAGAACTGGAAGGGAGGTGCGTTTGCGGGCTGGAAATCCACGACCATCGCCGACCACGGAGGAGGGGTGTCGACTCCGGAGCAACTGATCACGGCGCTTTTCGAGACGCTGGAGGCCAACGTCCTGGGCCGCAGGAACGGTGAGAAGCGGTATGGAGTGGATGGGAACGGGGTCCCGAAGACGGACAAGCCGTTGCCCGTCCACGTGACGGCCTCCGGCCTCGACCTGGCGGAGCTGATCCAGAAGTGCCTGGTGACGGCCGTGACGTATTCGCAGGGAACGGACGACTACCTCGACGACGACGTGGACAACAAGGGATTGAAGTCCTCGAATGCCAAGCCGGACGCCGAAGGAGCGGCGTATTCGACGCTCGAACACGCCATCGACGAGGCCCTCGGGTACTTCGGGGCGGCGCGCGACTACCTGGACTACACCGACGATGAAATCGCGGCCGCGGGCGGGCGCGACGGCTACAAGAAGGGGAGCTACGACACCGACGGTGACGGCAGTATCGACTTCAAAAGCGAATACAATTTCGCGGGGTCGGCCAACGCGGCGAAGCGCGACCGAGGGAGCCATGCCGCGGCGAAGACCAATATCACGCAGGAGACGATGACGGCCTTCCTGGAAATGCGGGCGATTGCAGGGGCCGCGGCGGGGCGCGAGCTGCTTCCAGATGAAATGGCGCGCGTGAAGGAACTGCGCGACCAGGCCGTCCTTGCTTGGGAGAAGGCGTTTTCGGCCACCGTTCTGCATTACATCAACGAGGTTCTTCAGATCATGGCCAAGTTCGGAACGGCGGACTACAAGTTCGAGGACCACGCCAAGGCCTACTCCGAGCTCAAGGGGTTCGCCCTCGGGCTCCAGTTCAATCCGCGGAAGAAGCTGAGCGACGCTCAGTTCACCCGCCTTCACGAGCTGCTGGAGGACGCTCCCGTCCTTCCGGGGGCGGCGGCGGACCGAATTGCCTCGTATAGACAGGGCCTGATCGAGGGCCGCGGCCTCCTCCAGTCGGCCTACGGGTTCGCGGAGGCCAACATGGGAGACGCGAACGGCAAGGGGGGCTGGTGA
- a CDS encoding succinylglutamate desuccinylase/aspartoacylase family protein, translated as MISLALLLALIAGILMPAAAGAHTERFTYFENTDYALEVFKIYGREPGATILIIGGIQGDEPTGYLTADLYADQSMKRGNLIVVPRANFHTIIRNTRAINADMNRQFNKTKREEIYEEQVVQVLQELMRESQLLLNLHDGSGFFSPESRDDQVNPKRWGQSLIIDYEHFETEGKKIVPLRDIAEGVVERVNAEISTPQHHFHVKNTRTADPDSPHPEQRLSATFYAVTNAGIPAFGVETSKSINPYSLRMRYQSMVINEFLKTFNAELDLPPVRFDPPQLEFLVLSINRERPIIVKDRETIRLAEGDRIEVEHIQSNYRRGLSVDVAGVGGDSDLHRPLTINKETTILVRKDSLKCGEIHIETERRAPASAAGPVLRVRRNQQEVALRPSDVLDAAVGDEVTLLSIETGSAGSSPVKLNLVGFIPHDQRRDNRGHDLSYPVDTAKDLLPAWSVDKRGDLYRITATQSSKEIGQWFLRLSRPQVRYLLVEINGTRTWFTPDESIRLHDPDEIKIIDVESNLPNSDGLTVNFRGYRNPLGSDDRGVPIRRDQLLPEFSTGAQGREYRILISNRQLLIAELRVDYP; from the coding sequence ATGATTTCGCTCGCGCTCCTCCTCGCCCTGATCGCCGGGATCCTCATGCCGGCGGCTGCCGGCGCCCACACCGAACGATTCACCTACTTTGAGAACACGGACTACGCCCTCGAAGTTTTCAAGATTTACGGCCGCGAGCCCGGCGCCACCATACTCATCATCGGCGGCATTCAGGGGGACGAACCCACGGGATACCTCACCGCCGATCTGTACGCCGATCAGAGCATGAAGCGCGGCAATCTGATCGTCGTCCCACGAGCCAACTTCCACACCATCATCCGCAACACCCGCGCGATCAACGCGGACATGAATCGGCAGTTCAACAAGACCAAGCGCGAGGAGATTTACGAGGAACAGGTGGTGCAGGTGTTGCAGGAACTCATGAGGGAAAGCCAACTCCTCCTCAATCTCCACGACGGGTCCGGTTTCTTCTCGCCGGAGTCACGCGACGACCAGGTGAACCCCAAGCGCTGGGGCCAGAGCCTCATCATCGACTACGAGCATTTCGAGACGGAAGGCAAGAAGATCGTCCCGTTGAGAGACATCGCCGAGGGAGTGGTGGAACGGGTCAATGCCGAGATCTCCACACCGCAGCACCATTTCCACGTGAAGAACACCCGCACCGCCGATCCGGACTCACCCCATCCCGAGCAGCGCCTCTCGGCCACGTTTTACGCCGTGACGAATGCGGGCATCCCCGCGTTTGGCGTGGAAACCAGCAAGAGCATCAACCCCTATTCGCTCCGGATGAGATACCAGTCGATGGTGATCAATGAGTTTCTCAAGACGTTCAACGCCGAGCTGGACCTCCCACCGGTCCGGTTCGATCCCCCCCAACTCGAGTTTCTGGTCCTGAGCATCAACCGAGAGCGGCCGATCATCGTTAAGGACCGGGAGACGATCCGCCTGGCCGAGGGCGATCGGATCGAAGTCGAGCACATCCAATCGAACTATCGGCGCGGTTTGTCCGTGGACGTGGCCGGCGTCGGTGGCGACAGCGACCTCCACCGTCCCCTCACGATCAACAAGGAAACCACGATCCTCGTCCGAAAAGACAGCCTGAAATGCGGGGAGATCCACATTGAAACGGAGCGCCGCGCTCCGGCATCGGCGGCCGGCCCGGTCCTCCGTGTGCGCCGGAATCAACAGGAAGTCGCCCTCCGCCCGAGCGATGTCCTCGACGCCGCCGTAGGGGATGAAGTGACGCTGCTGTCGATTGAGACGGGCTCAGCCGGATCGTCGCCCGTGAAACTGAATCTCGTCGGTTTCATTCCCCACGACCAGCGGCGGGACAACCGCGGGCACGACTTATCGTACCCGGTCGACACCGCCAAGGATCTCTTGCCGGCGTGGTCCGTGGACAAGAGAGGCGACCTTTATCGGATCACGGCCACACAGTCCTCGAAGGAGATCGGGCAGTGGTTCTTGCGGCTCAGCCGTCCCCAGGTCCGGTATCTCCTGGTGGAAATCAACGGGACGCGAACGTGGTTCACACCGGACGAATCGATCCGGCTGCACGACCCGGATGAAATCAAGATTATCGACGTGGAAAGCAACCTGCCGAATTCGGATGGGCTGACGGTGAATTTCCGGGGCTACAGGAATCCCCTGGGATCCGATGACCGCGGCGTCCCGATCCGGCGCGATCAGCTTCTTCCCGAATTCTCGACCGGCGCGCAAGGCCGCGAATACCGGATACTCATTTCCAACCGCCAACTCCTCATCGCGGAGCTGCGGGTCGACTATCCCTGA
- a CDS encoding flippase-like domain-containing protein, with product MKRVLQTLIGLLLTAGLLYWAFRGKGVEALRQIPPLLERANKIELLLACLALLVSNYVRGARWIVMVRRPVSRFSSFAAVCAGYAVNNVLPRGGEIVRLLYLNRTQKIPLATATATIGAERLLDVVVLGLVIMVALVIMPEGPLDYLGHWLVYGRWVAFAGFGVMLGLITAIRSERLMKALAGAAEKHPAGWRRRLFSLLHSFTDGLSFMRSARSWVITTLWTIPLWGLYMATFTLGLDAFGLLERIGARGAFLIFAVSGLSTLVPTPASAGGYHVIGTAFLVHVYGVDRVEALAFITAFHGITYFGANGLGSGLIWLTDVLLRRRRLPSQGSRPGVESAAGQG from the coding sequence GTGAAACGCGTGCTCCAGACCCTGATCGGGCTGCTGCTCACCGCGGGACTCCTCTATTGGGCTTTTCGAGGAAAAGGCGTGGAAGCTCTGCGCCAGATCCCGCCTCTTCTCGAACGGGCCAACAAGATCGAACTCCTGCTGGCGTGTCTCGCCCTTCTGGTGAGCAACTACGTTCGTGGAGCGCGCTGGATTGTCATGGTCCGCCGTCCCGTGAGCCGTTTCTCTTCGTTCGCCGCGGTCTGCGCCGGGTACGCGGTGAACAACGTGCTCCCGAGAGGGGGGGAGATCGTACGGCTGCTCTACCTGAATCGGACTCAGAAAATACCGCTGGCCACGGCCACGGCGACCATCGGCGCGGAGCGACTTTTGGATGTCGTGGTGTTGGGCCTGGTCATCATGGTGGCTCTGGTCATCATGCCGGAAGGGCCGTTGGATTACCTCGGTCACTGGCTTGTTTACGGGCGCTGGGTGGCCTTCGCGGGGTTTGGAGTCATGCTCGGTCTGATCACCGCGATTCGCTCAGAGAGGTTGATGAAAGCCCTGGCCGGTGCGGCGGAAAAACATCCTGCCGGCTGGCGCCGTCGGCTTTTCTCCCTGCTCCACTCGTTTACGGACGGACTGAGTTTCATGCGTTCCGCCCGGAGCTGGGTCATAACGACGCTCTGGACGATTCCCCTGTGGGGCCTCTACATGGCCACGTTTACCCTGGGCCTCGATGCCTTCGGCCTGCTGGAGCGGATCGGAGCTCGTGGCGCGTTTCTCATCTTCGCCGTTTCGGGCCTGAGCACGCTAGTCCCCACTCCGGCCTCGGCCGGGGGCTACCACGTGATCGGCACGGCGTTTCTCGTTCACGTGTACGGGGTGGATCGTGTGGAAGCGCTTGCGTTCATCACAGCCTTCCACGGGATCACGTACTTCGGAGCCAACGGCTTGGGCAGCGGTCTCATTTGGCTGACCGATGTCCTCCTGAGACGCCGCCGGCTCCCTTCTCAAGGAAGCCGGCCTGGAGTGGAATCCGCGGCGGGTCAGGGATAG
- a CDS encoding metallophosphoesterase, with protein sequence MKPDSAEDYIIVSDLHLGPGRNPSSGRYFHLENFFFDQEFLLFCRFLIRKARERKRTVKLIINGDFVDLLRIDRVDEQHRERFRLKGARGGVSRLGYATVLEELEAKMDAVVRGHAVFFKGLAELLDAGQQVIILPGNHDHELQIEPLRNKIRGAVSFHLGANSDALNRLCFRSWFFHVPGLLWVEHGHQYDTYNAFDYLIKPELPSTPCGCYPDEIDLPFGSYFQRYLYNRFGQVTFVVPGRRSNAQYFLWLLVNRPSAILRAAFWYGPLFFKMAKPCVQGHQDWEKRVAERHRGELKNLAEESGLGANLERIESMKEPGGHVSLIVERIFKRVVLGLASALGGTALTLWLWFLAQSVLWSNLESGWARSSLFVLTNILLVTLLLSGLVFWLYRTMKREPKSPYRQAAAEIARLAGVRFVVFGHTHSEDICPIPEASGWHFNTGTWITTFTAFRIEPRERIQFTYLEILDGRADLMSWSPEVERPKPAVLLEED encoded by the coding sequence ATGAAACCGGATTCCGCCGAAGATTACATCATTGTCAGCGATCTTCACCTCGGACCGGGCCGGAACCCTTCCAGCGGAAGATACTTCCATCTTGAAAACTTTTTCTTTGACCAGGAGTTTCTTCTCTTCTGCCGGTTCCTCATCCGGAAGGCGCGCGAACGAAAGCGAACGGTGAAGCTGATCATCAACGGCGACTTCGTGGACCTTCTTCGGATCGACCGGGTGGATGAGCAGCACCGCGAGCGGTTCCGGTTGAAAGGCGCCAGGGGAGGAGTATCCCGGTTGGGGTATGCGACGGTCCTTGAGGAGCTTGAGGCGAAAATGGACGCCGTGGTGCGGGGTCACGCGGTATTTTTCAAAGGGCTTGCCGAACTGCTCGACGCGGGCCAACAGGTCATCATTCTCCCGGGCAATCATGATCACGAGCTTCAGATTGAGCCGCTGAGAAACAAGATCCGCGGGGCCGTGAGTTTTCACCTTGGCGCGAACAGCGATGCTCTGAATCGCCTTTGCTTCCGTTCCTGGTTCTTTCACGTGCCGGGTTTGCTTTGGGTGGAACACGGCCACCAGTATGATACGTATAACGCCTTCGACTACCTCATCAAGCCGGAGCTCCCCTCGACCCCGTGCGGATGCTACCCGGACGAAATCGACCTGCCCTTCGGCTCCTATTTCCAAAGATACCTCTACAACCGGTTTGGTCAGGTCACCTTCGTCGTTCCGGGACGGAGGTCGAATGCGCAATACTTCTTGTGGCTGCTGGTCAATCGCCCTTCGGCGATTCTGCGCGCGGCGTTCTGGTACGGCCCGCTCTTTTTCAAGATGGCCAAGCCGTGTGTGCAGGGTCACCAGGATTGGGAGAAACGGGTGGCCGAGCGGCATCGGGGGGAACTGAAGAATCTGGCGGAGGAGTCGGGTCTGGGCGCGAACCTGGAACGCATCGAATCCATGAAAGAGCCGGGCGGGCACGTTTCCCTCATCGTCGAGCGGATTTTCAAACGCGTTGTACTGGGCCTGGCTTCCGCGCTGGGAGGGACGGCGCTGACTCTCTGGCTGTGGTTTCTGGCGCAGTCCGTCCTATGGTCCAATCTTGAAAGTGGATGGGCTCGATCGTCCCTGTTTGTGCTCACGAACATTCTGTTGGTGACCCTGCTGCTGTCCGGTCTGGTCTTTTGGCTCTACCGGACCATGAAGCGCGAACCGAAGTCCCCTTATCGCCAGGCTGCGGCCGAAATTGCGAGACTCGCGGGAGTCCGCTTCGTCGTGTTCGGACATACGCACAGTGAGGACATCTGCCCGATCCCGGAGGCGTCCGGCTGGCATTTCAATACGGGAACGTGGATCACCACCTTCACGGCGTTTCGTATCGAACCCCGGGAACGGATTCAGTTTACTTATCTTGAGATCCTGGATGGACGGGCCGATCTGATGTCGTGGAGTCCCGAAGTGGAACGGCCCAAGCCTGCCGTCCTTCTGGAGGAGGATTGA